Proteins encoded together in one Pseudoalteromonas xiamenensis window:
- the plsB gene encoding glycerol-3-phosphate 1-O-acyltransferase PlsB, giving the protein MRIFSGVMLALAKFGNALFVKTKLLPENPLEQFGLDPNLPTFYVARLNAHSDIAALDSVCKKLGLPKASGSEKVGSAVLPRFVGIQNPTPLFSNTPKESVALKQGQAIFQALRANPGTKIQIIPATILWGRDPGKEKPGLGTLLSSSLTPSWFRKCFVVLFSGRNNFVRLSKPIDLSQLITDKADVDELPHKLLRVARVHFRRQKLAATGPKLPSREQLFSSLLASPSIKHAIAQEAKSKGLSQEEARREALKMLEEIAANYSDAMVRVAERILTWLWTKLYNGIDVKNVDRVHALADKGHEILFVPCHRSHMDYLLLTYVIYHQGLVPPHIAAGVNLNFFPAGGIFRRSGAFFIRRSFAGNKLYAAVFNEYLSQLFIKGYSVKFYTEGGRSRTGRLLPPKTGMLAMSLQAMLRGIDRPISIVPVYIGYEHVMEINTYLKELAGDHKKNESILGVFKAIKNLKNYGRGYLNFGEPININQFLTEQQPNWREAIHPTEAQKPSWLAPQVAELADKIMTNINSTAALNAVNLISLILLSAEQFALSKSKLLSQLEFYLSLQHTAPYHLDVTMPDENAESLLAHALTLNKFEVHQDSFGDIISISEREQTLVNYYKNNILHLFAVPAVIAQFLLYKDAVTVEACKTHLHKLYPLFAKEWFLTPLREDYIQEVLTSFKAQGLVTRNDELWTMNTDSQTRSQLEILGKSIQLTLERYAILSALVLGTPDYDKAQLEQDYQTLAGRLGRLHGIKSPEFFDAKVLASLLNSMKEQGYVEQGAQNRLCGNQQLDALQQTLVTLLPARVWQSIADTVTSHSE; this is encoded by the coding sequence ATGCGCATATTTTCTGGTGTTATGTTGGCGTTAGCCAAGTTCGGCAACGCGTTATTCGTAAAAACAAAACTGTTGCCCGAGAACCCTCTCGAACAATTTGGGCTTGATCCAAATTTGCCTACCTTTTATGTCGCAAGATTGAATGCGCACTCGGACATCGCTGCATTAGACTCTGTGTGTAAGAAACTCGGTCTACCAAAAGCAAGCGGTTCAGAAAAGGTTGGCAGTGCGGTATTGCCAAGATTTGTTGGTATCCAAAACCCGACTCCACTGTTTTCAAATACCCCCAAAGAAAGTGTGGCACTCAAACAAGGCCAAGCTATCTTTCAAGCACTCAGAGCAAACCCAGGGACGAAAATCCAAATCATTCCTGCAACAATTTTGTGGGGACGCGATCCTGGTAAAGAAAAGCCTGGTCTAGGCACACTTCTCAGCAGCTCACTGACACCAAGTTGGTTTAGAAAATGTTTTGTGGTGCTCTTTTCTGGGCGAAATAATTTCGTACGTCTGAGTAAACCCATTGATTTGTCGCAACTTATCACTGATAAAGCGGACGTCGATGAGCTACCGCACAAATTACTGCGTGTAGCACGCGTACATTTTCGTCGTCAAAAATTGGCCGCAACAGGGCCTAAATTGCCTTCACGCGAACAACTGTTCAGCAGTCTTTTAGCTTCCCCTAGTATCAAACATGCGATTGCTCAAGAAGCTAAAAGTAAAGGCTTAAGCCAGGAAGAAGCTCGTCGTGAAGCATTAAAAATGCTTGAAGAGATCGCGGCAAATTATTCTGACGCAATGGTTCGCGTCGCAGAACGCATTCTGACCTGGCTTTGGACAAAACTGTACAATGGTATCGACGTGAAAAACGTTGACCGAGTCCACGCACTTGCAGACAAAGGTCATGAAATTCTCTTCGTTCCGTGTCATCGCAGTCACATGGACTATCTTTTACTGACCTACGTGATTTATCACCAAGGGCTAGTACCTCCACATATCGCAGCAGGGGTAAACCTTAACTTCTTTCCTGCCGGCGGGATCTTCCGTCGTTCGGGGGCTTTCTTTATTCGCCGATCATTTGCGGGGAATAAGCTGTACGCAGCGGTCTTCAATGAATATCTGAGCCAACTCTTTATAAAAGGGTATTCCGTCAAGTTTTATACCGAAGGTGGTCGGAGCCGAACTGGTCGCTTGTTACCACCTAAAACCGGTATGTTAGCCATGTCGTTGCAGGCTATGTTGCGTGGTATTGACCGCCCTATTTCTATCGTACCCGTGTACATCGGCTATGAGCATGTAATGGAAATCAATACCTATCTTAAAGAACTCGCGGGCGATCATAAGAAAAACGAGTCCATCCTTGGCGTATTTAAAGCCATTAAGAATCTAAAGAATTATGGCCGTGGCTATTTGAATTTTGGTGAGCCAATTAACATCAATCAGTTTTTAACTGAGCAACAACCCAACTGGCGTGAAGCTATCCATCCAACCGAAGCTCAGAAGCCAAGCTGGTTAGCCCCGCAAGTGGCCGAACTTGCCGACAAGATCATGACAAACATCAATAGCACGGCGGCACTCAATGCCGTGAATTTGATTTCGCTCATCTTGTTAAGTGCCGAGCAATTTGCACTTAGCAAAAGTAAACTACTCTCCCAACTAGAGTTCTACTTGTCTTTGCAACACACCGCGCCATATCATTTAGATGTGACCATGCCGGATGAAAACGCAGAAAGTCTGCTCGCTCACGCGCTTACATTAAATAAGTTCGAGGTGCATCAAGACAGCTTTGGCGACATCATTAGTATCAGCGAACGTGAGCAAACGCTCGTTAACTATTACAAAAACAACATTCTACATCTGTTCGCAGTACCTGCGGTGATTGCACAATTCCTACTGTATAAAGATGCGGTGACCGTCGAAGCCTGCAAAACACACTTACACAAACTGTATCCACTTTTTGCAAAAGAATGGTTCTTGACGCCACTTCGTGAAGACTACATTCAAGAGGTATTAACAAGTTTCAAAGCACAAGGTCTTGTTACGCGAAATGACGAGCTTTGGACGATGAACACGGACAGCCAAACTCGAAGCCAATTGGAAATACTTGGCAAGTCAATCCAACTCACCCTCGAGCGCTATGCAATTCTATCCGCGCTAGTCCTTGGAACACCAGATTATGATAAAGCACAGCTAGAACAAGATTACCAAACGCTAGCGGGAAGACTGGGCCGCTTACATGGTATTAAGAGCCCTGAATTTTTCGATGCAAAAGTGTTGGCTTCACTTCTAAACTCAATGAAAGAGCAAGGCTATGTAGAACAAGGCGCTCAGAATCGCTTGTGCGGTAATCAACAACTGGATGCACTACAACAAACGCTCGTGACTTTGCTTCCAGCTAGGGTCTGGCAATCCATCGCGGATACCGTCACCAGTCACTCAGAATAA
- the rpsJ gene encoding 30S ribosomal protein S10, producing the protein MSNQRIRIRLKAFDHRLIDQSTAEIVETAKRTGAQVRGPIPLPTRFERFTVLISPHVNKDARDQYEIRTHKRLIDIVEPTDKTVDALMRLDLAAGVDVQISLG; encoded by the coding sequence ATGTCAAATCAACGCATTCGTATTCGCCTAAAAGCTTTTGACCACCGTTTGATTGACCAATCAACGGCGGAAATCGTGGAAACTGCGAAACGCACTGGTGCTCAAGTACGTGGTCCAATCCCACTACCAACGCGCTTTGAACGTTTCACTGTATTGATCTCTCCTCACGTTAACAAAGACGCGCGTGATCAATACGAAATCCGCACCCACAAACGTCTGATCGACATCGTAGAACCAACTGACAAGACTGTTGATGCGCTTATGCGTCTTGACCTTGCAGCTGGCGTTGATGTTCAAATCAGCCTGGGTTAA
- the rplC gene encoding 50S ribosomal protein L3 — translation MALGLVGRKVGMTRIFTEDGVSIPVTVIEATPNRVTQIKSEATDGYNALQVTAGEKKASRVNKPEAGHFAKAGVEAGRGLWEFRLNGGEGEFEVGSALTVEIFSEVSLVDVTGTSKGKGFQGGVKRWNFRTQDATHGNSLSHRAPGSIGQNQTPGRVFKGKKMAGHMGAERVTTQNLELVRVDAERNLLLVKGAVPGAIGGDVIVKPAVKA, via the coding sequence ATGGCATTAGGTCTAGTCGGTCGTAAAGTGGGTATGACACGTATCTTCACTGAAGATGGTGTATCTATCCCTGTGACAGTTATCGAAGCGACGCCTAACCGTGTTACTCAGATCAAATCTGAAGCAACAGACGGTTATAACGCGCTTCAAGTTACTGCAGGCGAGAAAAAAGCAAGCCGTGTCAACAAACCAGAAGCGGGTCACTTCGCTAAAGCTGGTGTTGAAGCGGGTCGTGGCCTGTGGGAATTCCGTCTTAATGGCGGTGAAGGTGAGTTTGAAGTTGGTTCAGCTCTTACTGTTGAAATCTTCTCTGAAGTTTCTCTAGTAGACGTAACTGGCACTTCAAAAGGTAAAGGTTTCCAAGGTGGTGTTAAGCGCTGGAATTTCCGCACGCAAGACGCTACACACGGTAACTCTCTATCTCACCGTGCTCCTGGTTCAATCGGTCAAAACCAAACACCTGGTCGCGTTTTCAAAGGTAAGAAAATGGCTGGCCACATGGGTGCAGAGCGTGTGACTACTCAGAATCTTGAGCTAGTGCGTGTTGACGCTGAGCGTAACCTGCTTTTAGTTAAAGGTGCAGTACCTGGCGCTATCGGCGGCGACGTAATCGTTAAACCTGCTGTTAAAGCATAA
- the rplD gene encoding 50S ribosomal protein L4, whose product MELAIKGAGALEVSEATFGREFNEALVHQVVVAYAAGARQGTRAQKTRSEVSGTGMKPFRQKGTGRARAGSFRSPIWRSGGVTFAAKPQDHSQKVNRKMYRGAIKSILSELVRQERLVVVENFTLEAPKTKSLVAKLKELELKDVLIVTEEVDENLFLSARNLYKVDTRDVAGIDPVSLIAFDKVLITAGAVKQLEEALA is encoded by the coding sequence ATGGAATTAGCAATTAAAGGCGCTGGTGCGCTTGAAGTTTCCGAAGCTACTTTTGGACGTGAGTTTAACGAAGCATTAGTACACCAAGTAGTTGTTGCTTACGCAGCAGGTGCTCGTCAGGGTACTCGTGCTCAGAAGACACGTTCTGAAGTAAGCGGTACTGGTATGAAGCCGTTCCGCCAAAAAGGTACTGGCCGTGCTCGTGCTGGTTCATTCCGCAGCCCAATCTGGCGCTCGGGTGGTGTGACATTTGCAGCTAAGCCGCAAGATCACAGCCAAAAAGTTAACCGTAAGATGTATCGCGGTGCGATTAAGAGCATTCTTTCTGAACTAGTTCGTCAAGAGCGTCTAGTGGTAGTTGAGAACTTCACACTTGAAGCTCCAAAGACTAAGTCGCTAGTAGCTAAGTTGAAAGAACTTGAGCTTAAAGACGTGTTAATCGTGACTGAAGAAGTAGATGAGAATCTATTCCTTTCTGCGCGCAACTTGTACAAAGTTGACACACGTGACGTTGCTGGTATCGACCCAGTAAGCCTAATCGCTTTCGATAAGGTACTTATTACTGCAGGTGCTGTTAAGCAACTTGAGGAGGCGCTAGCATGA
- the rplW gene encoding 50S ribosomal protein L23 encodes MIREERLLKVILAPHISEKSTISAETNNTIVFKVAKDATKAEVKAAVEKLFEVEVTGVRTLVVKGKTKRTGMRFGRRSDWKKAYVTLKEGSELDFVGGAE; translated from the coding sequence ATGATCCGTGAAGAACGTCTTTTAAAAGTAATCCTTGCTCCTCATATCTCTGAGAAGAGCACAATCTCTGCTGAAACGAACAACACGATCGTTTTCAAAGTAGCTAAAGACGCTACTAAAGCTGAAGTTAAAGCAGCTGTAGAGAAGCTTTTCGAAGTTGAGGTAACTGGTGTTCGCACTCTAGTTGTTAAGGGTAAGACAAAGCGTACAGGTATGCGTTTCGGTCGTCGTAGCGATTGGAAAAAAGCTTACGTTACTCTTAAAGAAGGCAGTGAGCTAGACTTCGTCGGCGGCGCTGAGTAA
- the rplB gene encoding 50S ribosomal protein L2 — MALQKCKPTSAGRRHVVKVVNSDLHKGKPYAPLLEKNSKSGGRNNNGRITVRHIGGGHKHHYRVVDFKRNKDGIPAIVERLEYDPNRSANIALVLYKDGERRYIIAPKGLKAGDQIQSGVDAPIKAGNALPMRNMPVGSTVHNVELKPGKGAQIARSAGAYVQILAREGQYVTLRLRSGEVRKVLADCRATLGEVGNSEHMLRSLGKAGAMRWRGVRPTVRGVAMNPVDHPHGGGEGRTSGGRHPVTPWGVPTKGKKTRSNKRTDKFIVRRRSK, encoded by the coding sequence ATGGCACTTCAAAAGTGTAAACCAACTTCTGCGGGTCGTCGTCACGTAGTTAAAGTGGTTAACTCTGATCTACATAAGGGTAAGCCATACGCACCACTTTTAGAGAAAAACTCTAAGTCAGGTGGTCGTAACAACAACGGTCGTATCACGGTTCGTCACATCGGTGGTGGTCACAAGCATCACTATCGTGTAGTAGACTTTAAACGTAACAAAGATGGCATTCCAGCTATCGTTGAGCGTCTAGAGTACGATCCAAACCGTAGCGCAAACATCGCTCTTGTATTATACAAAGACGGTGAGCGTCGTTACATTATCGCTCCTAAAGGCTTGAAAGCTGGTGATCAAATCCAGTCTGGTGTTGATGCACCAATCAAAGCTGGTAACGCGTTGCCAATGCGTAACATGCCTGTAGGTTCTACAGTTCACAACGTTGAACTTAAGCCTGGTAAAGGTGCACAAATCGCTCGTTCAGCGGGTGCATACGTACAGATCCTAGCTCGTGAAGGTCAATACGTAACTCTACGTCTTCGTTCAGGCGAAGTTCGTAAAGTTCTAGCTGACTGTCGCGCTACACTTGGTGAAGTAGGTAACTCTGAGCACATGCTTCGTTCACTAGGTAAAGCTGGTGCGATGCGTTGGCGCGGTGTACGTCCTACAGTTCGTGGTGTTGCCATGAACCCAGTAGACCACCCACACGGTGGTGGTGAAGGTCGTACTTCAGGTGGTCGTCATCCTGTAACTCCATGGGGTGTACCGACTAAAGGTAAGAAGACACGTAGCAACAAGCGTACTGATAAGTTTATCGTACGTCGTCGTTCTAAATAA
- the rpsS gene encoding 30S ribosomal protein S19 codes for MPRSLKKGPFIDLHLLKKVEKALESGDKKPIKTWSRRSMIIPNMIGLTIAVHNGRQHVPVFVTDEMIGHKLGEFAPTRTYRGHAADKKAKKR; via the coding sequence ATGCCACGTTCTCTCAAGAAGGGTCCATTTATTGACCTACACTTGCTGAAGAAGGTAGAGAAAGCGTTGGAAAGCGGTGACAAGAAGCCAATCAAAACTTGGAGCCGTCGTTCAATGATCATTCCAAATATGATCGGATTGACCATCGCTGTCCATAATGGTCGTCAGCACGTACCTGTATTCGTTACAGACGAAATGATCGGTCACAAATTGGGTGAATTTGCACCTACACGTACTTACCGCGGTCACGCTGCGGATAAGAAAGCTAAGAAGCGTTAA
- the rplV gene encoding 50S ribosomal protein L22: protein MEALAKHKYASGSAQKARLVADQIRGLPVARALDILAYSPKKAAALVKKVLESAIANAEHNEGADIDELKVAKVFVDEGPTMKRIMPRAKGRADRILKRTSHITVVVSDR, encoded by the coding sequence ATGGAAGCATTAGCTAAACATAAATACGCCTCTGGTTCGGCGCAGAAAGCACGTCTAGTGGCTGATCAAATTCGCGGTCTACCAGTAGCTCGCGCTCTAGATATTCTAGCTTACAGCCCGAAAAAAGCGGCTGCATTGGTTAAGAAAGTACTTGAGTCTGCTATCGCTAACGCGGAGCACAACGAAGGTGCCGACATTGATGAGCTTAAAGTGGCTAAAGTGTTTGTTGACGAAGGTCCAACAATGAAACGCATCATGCCACGTGCTAAAGGACGCGCTGACCGCATCCTTAAGCGTACAAGCCACATCACTGTTGTGGTTTCGGATCGCTAG
- the rpsC gene encoding 30S ribosomal protein S3, whose translation MGQKVHPTGIRLGISKPWVSTWYANTKDFSEQLFGDHKVRQYLTKELKAASVSKIVIERPAKSIRVTIHTARPGIVIGKKGEDVEKLRQAVTKLTGVPAQINIAEVRKPELDAKLVADSISSQLERRVMFRRAMKRAVQNAMKLGAKGIKVEVSGRLGGAEIARSEWYREGRVPLHTLRADIDYATSEALTTYGIIGVKVWIFKGEVIGGLPLVQEQEKPAANKRAPKKAKKSAK comes from the coding sequence ATGGGACAAAAAGTTCATCCTACTGGTATTCGCCTAGGTATCTCTAAACCTTGGGTATCTACTTGGTATGCGAATACAAAAGATTTCTCTGAACAGCTTTTTGGCGATCACAAAGTGCGTCAATACCTTACTAAGGAATTGAAAGCAGCTTCTGTGTCTAAAATCGTTATCGAGCGTCCAGCTAAATCAATCCGCGTAACAATTCACACGGCTCGTCCTGGTATTGTTATCGGTAAAAAAGGTGAAGACGTAGAGAAGCTACGTCAAGCTGTAACGAAGCTTACTGGCGTACCAGCGCAAATCAACATTGCAGAAGTTCGTAAGCCAGAGCTTGATGCTAAGCTTGTAGCAGACAGCATCTCTTCACAACTAGAGCGTCGTGTTATGTTCCGTCGTGCTATGAAGCGCGCTGTACAAAACGCAATGAAACTAGGTGCGAAGGGTATCAAAGTTGAAGTTAGCGGCCGTCTTGGCGGTGCTGAAATTGCTCGTTCTGAGTGGTATCGTGAAGGTCGTGTACCTCTACATACACTACGTGCGGACATTGACTACGCAACTTCTGAAGCGTTAACCACTTACGGTATCATCGGTGTTAAAGTTTGGATTTTCAAAGGCGAAGTAATTGGTGGTCTTCCACTAGTTCAAGAGCAAGAAAAACCAGCTGCGAATAAGCGTGCACCGAAGAAAGCCAAAAAAAGTGCTAAGTAA
- the rplP gene encoding 50S ribosomal protein L16, whose protein sequence is MLQPKRTKFRKVQKGRNRGVATSGNKVSFGSFGLKATARGRMTARQIEAARRAMTRHIKRQGKIWIRVFPDKPITEKPLEVRMGKGKGSVEYWVAEIQPGKVLYEMEGVSEELAREAFDLASRKLPFKTTFVTRTVM, encoded by the coding sequence ATGTTACAGCCAAAACGTACCAAATTCCGCAAAGTACAAAAAGGTCGTAACCGCGGTGTTGCGACAAGCGGTAACAAAGTTAGCTTCGGTTCTTTCGGCTTGAAAGCGACAGCCCGTGGCCGTATGACTGCTCGTCAAATCGAAGCAGCTCGTCGTGCTATGACTCGTCACATCAAGCGTCAAGGTAAAATCTGGATCCGTGTGTTCCCAGACAAGCCAATTACAGAAAAGCCGTTAGAAGTTCGTATGGGTAAAGGTAAAGGTTCAGTAGAATACTGGGTTGCAGAAATTCAACCTGGTAAAGTACTTTACGAGATGGAAGGTGTTTCTGAAGAGCTTGCTCGTGAAGCATTCGACCTAGCTTCTCGTAAATTACCTTTCAAAACAACATTTGTAACTCGGACGGTAATGTAA
- the rpmC gene encoding 50S ribosomal protein L29, producing MKASELKDKSVAELQAELLELLREQFNLRMQASTGQLAQTHQLRKVRRDIARVKTVINQKAGA from the coding sequence ATGAAAGCTAGCGAACTTAAAGACAAAAGTGTAGCAGAGCTACAAGCTGAACTTTTAGAGCTTCTACGTGAGCAGTTTAACCTGCGCATGCAAGCGAGCACGGGTCAGCTAGCTCAGACTCACCAGTTGAGAAAAGTACGTCGCGACATCGCGCGTGTTAAAACGGTTATCAACCAGAAGGCAGGTGCATAA